The Syntrophaceae bacterium genomic interval GCCAGGCCCCTTGGCGAGGAGATGGAGATTTTCCGTCAGCACAACGAGATCCTGTTCCGGAAACTGGAAAAGAAGATGTCGGACCTGGAGGCGGCCAACCGTCAGCTGCGCATCCTGGAAGAGAAGTACCGCCTGAGCTTCGAGCATGCGACGGACGTAATCTACACAATCGACGCCGACCTGGTGGTTTCCAGCGTTTCTCCCTGCGTGGAGCGAGTCCTAGGTTACAAACCGGAAGAGTTTGTCGGTCGGCCGCTTTCCGACCTGAAGGCGATTCTGACGCCGGAATCATTCGAGCGAGCCGCCTTCGACATAAGCATGATCCTGCGGGGCGACACCATCGAGGCGACGGTTTATCAGTTTATTGCCAAGGATGGCTGCATCAAGCACGGCGAGGTCAGCAGATCTCCCATCCGGAGCGAAGGAAAAATCATCGGGATCGTTTCCATCGCCCGGGACATCACCGAGCGCAAACGGGCCGAAGAGGCCCTGCGGGAAAGCGAGACAAAATACCGCCACATCCTCGAAGACATGGACGATGCTTATTTCGAGCTGGACCTGAGAGGAGATCTCGTCTTCTTCAATGAAGCCCTGGTCAGGAGAACCGGGTATACTCGTGAAGAGCTCACGGGCATGAACTATCGGAAGTATGTAAGTCCCGAGACAAGCAAGCTGGTCTCGAAGGTATTTTTGGAAATCTACAAAACAGGCCAGGCGGTCCGTCTTTTCGACTATGAAGTGATCATGAAGGACGGGCAGATAAAAAATTATGAGTCCTGGGCCAATCTGCTGTCCGACGAACAGGGCCGACCTGCCGGTTTTCGCGGGATGGCCAGGGACATTACCAACCGCAAACAGGCGGAAATGCGTCTGCAGGAGTCCCTGGAGAATCTCCGGAAGGCACTGGGTACGACCATTCAGGTTCTGGTTGCGACTGTGGAGACCAGGGATCCCTATACGGCGGGCCACCAGGTCCGGGTTGCCGATCTTGCCCGCAATATCGCCCTTGAGATGGGATTGCCTCCGGACCGGATCGAAGGAATCCGCCTGGCGGCCGTCATTCACGATATCGGAAAACTGTACGTGCCCACCGAGATACTGACCAAACCGACCAGGCTGAGGGAAATCGAGTTTGCCCTGATCCGGGAACATGCCCAAAAAGGATATGAAATCCTGAAGGATGTCGAATCTGCGTGGCCACTCGCCCAGATCGTCTACCAGCACCACGAGCGAATGGACGGATCGGGGTACCCGAGAAATTTGAAAGGGGACGAGATTATCCTGGAAGCCCGGATACTGGCCGTTTCCGATGTCGTGGAATCCATGGCCTCCCATCGCCCCTACCGGCCGACGCTGGGCATCGAGGCAGCCCTTGAGGAGATTGAGAGGTATCGGGGAACACATTACGATGAAGTTGTGGTCGACGCCTGCCTGAAGCTGTTCCGCGAAAAAGGGTATCGCGTGGTGCAGTGATCCGGGGGATCGTTCGGGGCTTTGCAAGGCTCCGAATCCGTACCCGCCCTCAAGGTTCCCGAACTGTTCTCTGCCGCCATTGCTGCCCGATCTCGTCACCGGGCATCCCCGACCAGGACATAGGCCGCCCAGAAAAACGGATGCGCCGTCGATACGCTCAACGAAGGACTCATCGAGACGCTTCCGTCCGAGGCCACCATGTCGCGCTTGGCAAGGGCGAGGGCTTCCCCTTTCGGGGAATGACCTAGCCGGGAGAAGGTCTTCTGAACCAGCATCTTTGCCGATCGGCTTTCCACGCTCCATTGGGTGACCAGGAGTGACCGCGCGCCGGCATACATGAAACTGCGCGTGAGTCCTGCAAATCCCTCCCCCCGGTCCTCCCCGGCATTGCCGGCGGCGGTATTGCAGGCGGAAAGGACAACGAGGTCGGCATTCAGGTTCAACCCCAGGATCTCACCCATCTCCAACAGGCCGTCGTTCTCCGGGTCGCCGGCAAAACTCAGCGCCAGGGCGGGCTGCGTCCCGGGCCCGAAGTCGCCGGCCATGAGTCCGTGAGTGGCAAAGAGCATGTTCCGGTAACGGCTGAGCTCGAGGTGCTTGACGCTCCGTTCGCTCGCCCGTTCCCGGAGATACACGTCCCGGTCAGGGGAGGCCCCGAGCATGGCCGCCACCGACAGGGCTTCCTCTTTCGTTTCCGGAAGAGGCTGCAGGAGCCACTGCGCCCCGGTTGGCCGGATCGAAACAGCCCTCAGCAGGGCCGAACGGGTCACGGCTTTCCGGGGAGTTTCCGTCTTCCCATGATCGTTTCCCCCTCTGGAAAAATCCGGATCGGCAAAAGCCACGAAGGGGTCCTGTCCCGCAACCGCTTCCTTCCGGAACATCCGCAAGCTGCGCAGGACGGACAGGGAGGGCAGGTACACAATATCCCGGGATTGCAGCCAGAAGGGAGCGTCCTTGAGGGATGCTCCGATAACCGGGTCATTGCGTTTGTCCGGCTGGAACGGCCGGGTCAGGAGGGCCTCGAAAGGCAGCTTGTAAAGGAGGTCGTCCGGGGCAAGGTAAACCGTTTGAAAGGACCGGATGACGTCCTCGACCGGCGCGACAAGCGTTCCATACAGATCGTGGGCTTCTCCAGCCGGGAAGGCAAAAACGGATTGCAGCGTCTTTGCTCCAGGCGGTTCCGGGCTTCCGATGGTTTCGAGAATCCTGGCGAATATCTTTCGAAATGATTCGCTTTTCCGTATCAGCTCCGTTCTGGATATGGGAATCAGCATACAGACGGTGCGATCCCGGGTGACGGCCCAGAGGGCGGTCTGTGTCGGCGTCACGAAGTAACTCAGCGCGGCTTCATTCCTTCCGAGCTGTTTCTGGATGTCCTCGATTTGCAGGCGTCCCGGCGTTCTCAGATCGGCGTAGCGGGGATAACGAAGGGTGATCTGTTCCGCTACGGTCTTTCTTTCCCGACTCGCTTGATCAAGGCGGGTCAACATCTCCTGCCGCCCATCGGATTTTTTACTCTGCCGGATCTGCCTTTCCAGTGCGGCGATTTCCAGGTTCGTCAGGCGCTCCTTATTCAGCAGGGCTGTAAATTCCGGATCCTGCGCCGTCGCGATCAGCGCCTGCTGGGCCCGCGACTCCGTCATCATCTCCGTGAACACCCTCGAGCGCGCCTGTTCGGCCGCCGAAAAGGCCTCTCGATGGTATTCCGGCTGTCCCGTATCCCGGTAGAGTTGCAGCAAGAGGTCCACGTATTCGCGGTAAAGCCTGGAAAATTGCTGCAGGAACGTGGACCGGCTCTCCCGTGAAATGCCGCCCACGCCGGCGGCAACCGATTCCAGAACGGAAACGGCCCGCCGATAAGGGGGCAGGGCCTCTGTCGGCCGGTTTTCCGCCACAGCGGTGCGTCCCTGCAGGTGCAGGGCTTGAACCAGGCCCGCCTGGTCTCCGATCGCTTCCTTGATCGGCAGCGCTTCCTTCAAATACGTCCTGCATTCGGCATATTGACGACGGCGAAACGCTGCATCGGCGAGGTTGAGGGCGATGTCCGACCAGAGCATCCTGTCATCCAGACGAAGGGCCAGTTGAATGGACTGCAGAAAGAAGGAGCGCGCGCGGGTATCGTCCTTTTCGAGTACGGCAATGACGCCAAGGTGGTTCAGGGACAGAGCCTGTCCGTGCCGGTCGTCGATGTGCTTCAGGATGAAATAGGCGCGTTCTTCCGTACGGGCGGCCTCTTTCCGATCCCCCGCGGCCAGATGGCACTGGCTGAGCTTGTGCAGAACGATGCTTGTCGTTCCCTGGTCCCCCTTCACGAGATCCAGGGCTTTTTCATAGTAACGGATGGCGGCGGGATAATCGCCGAGACGGTAATACAGTTCCGCCAAGTCGATCTGGGCGCGGCCGATGCCTCTGTCCACGGCCCAGTTCAGGTTGACAAATGCCTGGTCATAGTTTCCCGTCAGGAGCTGCACCCGTCCGGTGTACCATTTGATGTAGCGCAGCATCCCCTTGTTGTCTCGGTGTTGTGCCTCCAGTTTTTCATACAGCCTCATGGCCTCGGTGTACCGGGCGGCATCGAAGAGCCCCTCGGCCTGCTGCCAGACGTCCGCTTCATCGGGCGACGCCAGGACCTCGACGGCGACATCGTCAATCCATATCGTCCCGGTGCTCTGATAGACGATGCGGAAATCGACGAAATCGTTGTGCCCGATATTGACCGTAACGGAAAATGGCCTCCAGTCGTATGTCCCCGGCGGGAGGGCAAAACGTTTCGCCCAGGCGGCGTCAACGGCCAGAAGCGCGGCGCCGGCGGGAACGTCCCGGGCCTTCAGCCAGCAGGACAGTTTGTATACCGTATTCGGCTTCAGGCCGGCGATTCGCTGCGAGACCGTCGTGAACACATGGGGCTTTGAAGGAGAATAGCTGGTGATTCGCAGGGCTTTTCCCCCGGAATGACGCTCGGCCGTATCGATCTTCATGAAGGCATTGGCATTCATGCTGTTCCACCAGAGGCCGAACTTGAACTTTCCGTCCGTCCGCTCGTAGTGGCCGGTTCCCCACGGGAACACGAGACCGTCCTCGAATCCGCCGTTTGTCAGAAGGTTTGACGCCCCGGATCGGGTCATCGCGGGATGAGCCAGGTTCTGTTTCAATTCCCGGGCGCGGGCAAAGCTGCC includes:
- a CDS encoding PAS domain S-box protein, translated to MHRCLIADDQEQNLYLLEVILKSSGYEVECAANGAEALEKARRHPPDMVISDILMPVMDGYTLCREWKSDNVLKNVPFVFYTATYTEPKDEEFALSLGADRFIVKPQEPDVLIRLIREVLDESYSARQVEARPLGEEMEIFRQHNEILFRKLEKKMSDLEAANRQLRILEEKYRLSFEHATDVIYTIDADLVVSSVSPCVERVLGYKPEEFVGRPLSDLKAILTPESFERAAFDISMILRGDTIEATVYQFIAKDGCIKHGEVSRSPIRSEGKIIGIVSIARDITERKRAEEALRESETKYRHILEDMDDAYFELDLRGDLVFFNEALVRRTGYTREELTGMNYRKYVSPETSKLVSKVFLEIYKTGQAVRLFDYEVIMKDGQIKNYESWANLLSDEQGRPAGFRGMARDITNRKQAEMRLQESLENLRKALGTTIQVLVATVETRDPYTAGHQVRVADLARNIALEMGLPPDRIEGIRLAAVIHDIGKLYVPTEILTKPTRLREIEFALIREHAQKGYEILKDVESAWPLAQIVYQHHERMDGSGYPRNLKGDEIILEARILAVSDVVESMASHRPYRPTLGIEAALEEIERYRGTHYDEVVVDACLKLFREKGYRVVQ
- a CDS encoding CHAT domain-containing protein, which encodes MSGVSRLLCLVLFCLLAVFAPEAYGGDAERLVRRGDQAFNREDFSGALQFYGQATAQAAGQPALLSEIINNIAAVHMANRNLGAFQGSFARARELKQNLAHPAMTRSGASNLLTNGGFEDGLVFPWGTGHYERTDGKFKFGLWWNSMNANAFMKIDTAERHSGGKALRITSYSPSKPHVFTTVSQRIAGLKPNTVYKLSCWLKARDVPAGAALLAVDAAWAKRFALPPGTYDWRPFSVTVNIGHNDFVDFRIVYQSTGTIWIDDVAVEVLASPDEADVWQQAEGLFDAARYTEAMRLYEKLEAQHRDNKGMLRYIKWYTGRVQLLTGNYDQAFVNLNWAVDRGIGRAQIDLAELYYRLGDYPAAIRYYEKALDLVKGDQGTTSIVLHKLSQCHLAAGDRKEAARTEERAYFILKHIDDRHGQALSLNHLGVIAVLEKDDTRARSFFLQSIQLALRLDDRMLWSDIALNLADAAFRRRQYAECRTYLKEALPIKEAIGDQAGLVQALHLQGRTAVAENRPTEALPPYRRAVSVLESVAAGVGGISRESRSTFLQQFSRLYREYVDLLLQLYRDTGQPEYHREAFSAAEQARSRVFTEMMTESRAQQALIATAQDPEFTALLNKERLTNLEIAALERQIRQSKKSDGRQEMLTRLDQASRERKTVAEQITLRYPRYADLRTPGRLQIEDIQKQLGRNEAALSYFVTPTQTALWAVTRDRTVCMLIPISRTELIRKSESFRKIFARILETIGSPEPPGAKTLQSVFAFPAGEAHDLYGTLVAPVEDVIRSFQTVYLAPDDLLYKLPFEALLTRPFQPDKRNDPVIGASLKDAPFWLQSRDIVYLPSLSVLRSLRMFRKEAVAGQDPFVAFADPDFSRGGNDHGKTETPRKAVTRSALLRAVSIRPTGAQWLLQPLPETKEEALSVAAMLGASPDRDVYLRERASERSVKHLELSRYRNMLFATHGLMAGDFGPGTQPALALSFAGDPENDGLLEMGEILGLNLNADLVVLSACNTAAGNAGEDRGEGFAGLTRSFMYAGARSLLVTQWSVESRSAKMLVQKTFSRLGHSPKGEALALAKRDMVASDGSVSMSPSLSVSTAHPFFWAAYVLVGDAR